The Apus apus isolate bApuApu2 chromosome 20, bApuApu2.pri.cur, whole genome shotgun sequence genome includes a region encoding these proteins:
- the CDC42 gene encoding cell division control protein 42 homolog isoform X1: MQTIKCVVVGDGAVGKTCLLISYTTNKFPSEYVPTVFDNYAVTVMIGGEPYTLGLFDTAGQEDYDRLRPLSYPQTDVFLVCFSVVSPSSFENVKEKWVPEITHHCPKTPFLLVGTQIDLRDDPSTIEKLAKNKQKPITPETAEKLARDLKAVKYVECSALTQRTALCPWKFSLSFFQSTSASIPIDGFRNQE, from the exons ATGCAGACGATCAAGTGTGTAGTCGTGGGTGATGGTGCTGTTGGTAAAACCTGTCTCTTAATTTCTTACACAACAAATAAATTCCCCTCGGAATATGTACCAACG GTTTTCGATAACTATGCTGTAACAGTGATGATTGGAGGAGAGCCTTACACCCTCGGCCTCTTTGATACTGCAG GTCAGGAAGACTACGATAGGTTACGACCGCTCAGCTATCCACAGACAGATGTATTTCTGGTctgcttttcagtggtgtctCCTTCTTCGtttgaaaatgtgaaagaaaag TGGGTACCTGAAATTACTCACCACTGTCCAAAGACTCCTTTCCTGCTTGTTGGGACCCAAATTGATCTAAGAGATGATCCCTCAACAATTGAGAAACTTGCCAAGAACAAGCAGAAGCCCATAACTCCAGAGACGGCTGAAAAACTAGCCCGGGACCTGAAGGCTGTCAAGTATGTGGAATGCTCTGCACTTACGCAG AGAACAGCTTTATGCCCTTGGAAGTTCAGCCTGAGTTTCTTCCAGAGCACTAGTGCTTCAATACCCATTGATGGTTTTAGGAATCAAGAGTAA
- the C20H1orf50 gene encoding uncharacterized protein C1orf50 homolog has protein sequence MAAEGGAEPGGGAGLALVEGSGGRAARLADPGDLVALARQVQQADDFIRANACNKLTVIAEQIRSLQEQARKVLDEANRDADLHHVACNLVKKPGNIYYMYRRESGQRYFSILSPKEWGSSPHEFLGAYKLQHDMSWTPFEDLARRDAEINILEKLLSRQAALPACAEPNFQGLTQ, from the exons aTGGCGGCGGAGGGAGGCGCGgagcccggcggcggggccggcctGGCCCTGGTGGAGGGCAGCGGGGGCCGCGCCGCCCGTCTGGCGGACCCGGGGGACCTAGTGGCCCTGGCCCGGCAGGTGCAGCAG GCCGACGACTTCATCCGAGCAAACGCCTGCAATAAACTGACTGTCATTGCTGAGCAGATCCggtccctgcaggagcaggctcGGAAG GTCTTGGATGAAGCCAACAGAGATGCTGATCTGCACCATGTGGCCTGCAACCTTGTGAAGAAGCCAGGGAACATTTACTACATGTACAGGCGGGAGAGTGGCCAGCGATACTTCTCCATCCTGTCTCCCAAG GAATGGGGGAGCAGTCCCCATGAATTTCTGGGTGCCTATAAGCTCCAGCACGACATGTCCTGGACTCCGTTTGAGGACCTTGCGAGACGAGATGCTGAAATAAACatcctggagaagctgctgagccGGCAGGCAGCgctgcctgcctgtgcagagCCCAACTTCCAGGGCCTGACCCAGTGA
- the CDC42 gene encoding cell division control protein 42 homolog isoform X4, translating to MQTIKCVVVGDGAVGKTCLLISYTTNKFPSEYVPTVFDNYAVTVMIGGEPYTLGLFDTAGQEDYDRLRPLSYPQTDVFLVCFSVVSPSSFENVKEKWVPEITHHCPKTPFLLVGTQIDLRDDPSTIEKLAKNKQKPITPETAEKLARDLKAVKYVECSALTQRD from the exons ATGCAGACGATCAAGTGTGTAGTCGTGGGTGATGGTGCTGTTGGTAAAACCTGTCTCTTAATTTCTTACACAACAAATAAATTCCCCTCGGAATATGTACCAACG GTTTTCGATAACTATGCTGTAACAGTGATGATTGGAGGAGAGCCTTACACCCTCGGCCTCTTTGATACTGCAG GTCAGGAAGACTACGATAGGTTACGACCGCTCAGCTATCCACAGACAGATGTATTTCTGGTctgcttttcagtggtgtctCCTTCTTCGtttgaaaatgtgaaagaaaag TGGGTACCTGAAATTACTCACCACTGTCCAAAGACTCCTTTCCTGCTTGTTGGGACCCAAATTGATCTAAGAGATGATCCCTCAACAATTGAGAAACTTGCCAAGAACAAGCAGAAGCCCATAACTCCAGAGACGGCTGAAAAACTAGCCCGGGACCTGAAGGCTGTCAAGTATGTGGAATGCTCTGCACTTACGCAG agagACTAA